From Eriocheir sinensis breed Jianghai 21 chromosome 16, ASM2467909v1, whole genome shotgun sequence, a single genomic window includes:
- the LOC126999327 gene encoding uncharacterized protein LOC126999327, with product MRVVHSPCPAVPLLLLPLLLLLGHAAPGSCLRVSGVRVPPVVVSGSAVELTCNYHHSPDRPDPLYSIKWYRDVNQFYEYIPRRDPPIRVYPLPNIHVDRSRSSQSTVALTGVSRETSGSFRCEVMGDKPYFETDDHAMNMTVVDVPAWGPELWGAAPGARVRPGEVVAPRCLMGPSDPPADVSWTVNGEATPIEAAVVRALERGPQGRLAQGSELRMTVTEAWLARGAMTLTCHARVSSVYHATANVTLVHYDWPQPAEFGWFSAAPPAAAPHTSSLLLLPLLLLLSLCGSAVAPL from the exons ATGCGGGTTGTCCACTCGCCATGCCCCGCCGTCCCCCTCCTGTTGTTGCCGCTGCTCCTCCTGCTGGGCCACGCCGCGCCAG GTTCGTGCCTGCGCGTGTCCGGCGTGCGCGTGCCGCCCGTGGTGGTGTCGGGCTCGGCGGTGGAGCTGACCTGCAACTACCACCACAGCCCCGACCGCCCCGACCCGCTCTACTCCATCAAGTGGTACCGCGACGTGAACCAGTTTTACGAGTACATCCCAAGGCGGGACCCGCCCATCAGGGTGTACCCGCTGCCGAACATACACGTGGAC CGGTCCCGCAGCTCCCAGTCGACGGTGGCGCTGACGGGGGTGTCGCGCGAGACGTCCGGCAGCTTCCGGTGTGAGGTGATGGGCGACAAACCTTACTTCGAGACGGACGACCACGCGATGAACATGACGGTGGTTG ACGTGCCGGCGTGGGGCCCCGAGCTGTGGGGCGCCGCCCCCGGGGCCCGCGTGCGCCCTGGAGAGGTGGTGGCGCCGCGCTGCCTCATGGGACCCTCGGACCCGCCGGCGGACGTGAGCTGGACCGTGAACGGCGAGGCGACGCCCATCGAGGCGGCGGTGGTGCGGGCCTTGGAGCGAGGGCCCCAGGGACGGCTCGCCCAGGGctcg GAGCTACGCATGACGGTGACGGAGGCGTGGCTGGCGCGCGGTGCCATGACCCTCACCTGCCACGCCCGCGTGTCCTCCGTCTACCACGCCACCGCCAACGTGACGCTCGTCCACTACGACTGGCCGCAGCCCGCCGAGTTCGGCTGGTTCTCCGCAG cACCCCCAGCCGCCGCCCCCCACACGTCATCGCTCCTCCTGctgcccctgctgctgctgctgtcgctGTGTGGCTCTGCTGTGGCGCCGCTGTGA